aagaacttaaatttatgGTGTTATCaagagttggccaggcacggtggctcacgcctataatcccagcactttgggaggccaaggcgggcagatcacttgaggtcagaagttcaggaccagtctggccaacatggtgaaacccagtctctactaaaagtgcaaaaattaactgggcatggtggcgcacgcctgttacgctagctactcaggaggctgagggaggagaattgctttaacccaggaggcagaggttgcagtaagccgagatcatgcccctgcactccagcctgggtgacagagtaagactctgtctcaaaaaaagaaaaaaaagaaaagaaaacaaagagtgtAGACTTCTGTGGTAAATATAAGTGAGTTTCATTTTAAGTAAACTCATTTTGTGggatttgagatttaaaaatgaaattaattttgcaCATTCTAGTCATGGTTAGACTCTAAGAAAATGTCGTAAAGTGTAATTGTTTACCTTAAGGGAGGAAgtgaaaaggaattaaaatttgTGGTGTGTCTACTGTGAACCAGGCATGATGCTGAGAGTTTAACTGTATTTTTGGCCTAAATAGCCCCGTGAAGTAGATATTATTACAACTTTACCGGTTAGAAaatttgaggcacagagaggtgaaataTTTGCCTAAAGTGAAATGGCAAATTTGGCAATTTGGACTTGGATTCAAGTGTTTATAACTATAGCCCAGCTCCTTGCATCATGCCCTGGTACCTAAAAGACAACAATTCATTTCAGGTGCAATGtgaataaaaattacatgttatGACCCAGGCTTGTTGTCTATGTGCTCCTTGAGACATAGTTCTGTTGGATAGATGTGGTCAATACTCAAAAGCCTTTGCTGTCTTTGCCATGCATTACTCTAAGCACTtgacatgtattaattcatttaatcctcacaattccATGAGGTATGTgctattatcattcccattttacagacaaaaaaaagCACAGAGGATTTAAGTAAGTTGTTCAACTTATTTACACAGCTAGTATGTGGAGGAGGTGGGACCCAAACCCAGGTATTCTGACCACAAGCCTAAGGTCTTAATGCTGGTTGATGCTGCCTCTCACGTAACCAGATATGTGTGACAGTTGCCGTAGAAGTATTAAAGTGTGAGTGTTCTTGTAGTTCAGGGAAAGTCATGTCACATCCACATGGGATGATCATTGGCATGGTGCCCTTGCTTTTTGGAGGTGAAACTTGAGTTAAGCCTTGAAGTTGAATAAGTTCTCCTAGGCGGAGATACAACAGGGTATTATGGCGGAGGGCATAACAGGAGTGAGAAGCTCAAAGAGTGCAAGATTGGTGTTGATTTGTATATGTACCAGAGATGTAAACATGTTGGGAGTCCAGTGGTGGACTCACTGCACAGTGCTCCTGTGTCTAGGGAGTTCTCTGTTCTCTGGATGTAAGAGCTTGTAACCATTGTCTGCAAACTTGCCTGAAACAGgctacatagtaaatattttaggcttagaGCTGCCctccctaacctttttggcaccaggaaccggTTTTGGTtttgtagaagacaatttttccacagatgcaGGGACGGAGGAGTGCTAGCAGGGTATGGTTTCCTAATGAAACTGTTTCTTAAGGAgagtgcaacctagatccctcccatgtgctgttcacaatagggttcatgctcctgtgagaatctaatacTGCAGCTCATCTgataggaggcggagcttaggCGATAATCCCTCCTAGCTCCTGCTGTGCTCCTGACAGGCCAAGGACCAGTACCAGGCGGTTGCCCGGGGTTTGGGGACCCCTGGCTTAGAGTAAAGGGGCAAGTGGTAAGAAGTGACCTCTGTGCAGTGGGCGGGGTCCTGATTATGGAAGGACCTTGCAGGCCATGGTGAGAGTATGAATTTTACTGTGTTATTGATAGCAAAGGTATTCCAGGTGATTTTAATAATGAAGTAAAGTGCATAGAGTGTGGTGGTAGACTGCACCATTTACTAGCTATGGGACCTGGGTAAATTACTtaaatcaagcttgtccaacccgccttattttattgttgttgtcattgttgttgttctgttttgttttaggcttttggCAGCCTGAAGCTATgctttttagtttctgtctctagggataagtggaaaagagggatgaggaaggggctttactgGCCCAACCAGAAACAAACTAAGAACCCATAACTGTATTCTCTCCCTTGGATACCTCTAATAAATGTtctttgcttcagtttcctcataagGAAAATGGGGACAGTAATAGAACCTATCCCACAGGGTTGTCAGTAATTTAGCAAGATAGAATACCTAatgaaagaatcaaaagaaagtacaaattaaattagaaataaaaatttaaaactgtggCTTTGCTAAAAATTCTGTAATTATGATGAAATGATTATCCTTctggataaaaataatttgtcaaaacACTCAAGAAAAAATAGGATAATTTGACTAGATCATCAACCATGGAGGAActtagaaaatgttataaaaactgGACCCAgagagtttttttaaataaattcaaccCTTTAGAGCACAAAAATTCTGGTGTGATGTAAACTTTTTTAGAGTATAGAAAGAGGTGAAAGccttcccagctaattttgcagaGAAATTTTGATACCAAGtgttaataatgtatcaatataaTACTGATTCATTAATTGTGAGAAATATACCATCTCACTAATGTAAGAGTTTAGGAATAGAGATGCaaacaatttctaaataaaacaccAACAAATTGAATGTTGTTCTTTATAGTCAGCTGGACCCCTCACCCCAAGAACATTAAGAAATGTATTAATATGTTGCATCAGTAGATCTAAGGAGAAAAGTCACTTAGTCATCTGATGCCAAGAAGCTATTTGGTACTATTTATTATCTGTCCTGGTTTTAAAACTACATGCAGGACCAGCAGGATACTACCTTAGTTTATTTTGGAACATCTGGTTGACCCCAACAGCCCTCCTTAGTGGGAAGAAGTAGAGGAGGATTTTCAAACATGGAGACCTACTCATTGTTTCTACCTCTAGGAATTTATCCCATAGAACTACTTACACAGGTGCAAGACTGTTCTGCAGTGTTCTTTATAAGagcaaaactttaaaagtaaCTTGAATATCTATGAATTGGGGGCTGTGTTTAATAAATCATGGCATATTTACAAGATAGAACACCAAGAAGTCATTACAGTAACTACAGTAGACCTAAAAGTATTGGTTTGGAAAGACTCTTTCCACCACaggttagttttgcctgtttttgagtTTAATATCAATTGAGTCATATactgtactcttttgtgtctggctgttTTTAAACTCAAGGTTATGGTTGTGAGATTCGGCCTTGCCGTGTACAGCAGTAGTTGGTTTATTCTCATTGTTGTGAAGTTcctttgtatgaatataccacaatttaatTACTGATAGCTTGTATAAGTTTTATGGTCAGAAAACTCAGatagtttaaaaagtgaaatttgatTGAAGTTACAGCTCCAATTAGAGGTATTTTATAACTTGATACTTCTATGCAACATTAGTCTGCATTTATCTAACTCGAGTTAGCTCTCCCATCTTCTTTATcccctttttatttctctcttttgggtTCATGGTCATTAGTATCTCCACTACAGAATGAAAGGGAAACAGGAAAGAGATGAAACCTGAATCCCTTAATTGTGCCTCTCATTACTGCTCTGGCTCAGGAAGAATAAAGTGGGGTAGCTCTTTCATTAAGGTACCCTTCCCAGTAACTGTGATGCAGACATTCAAAGCAAATCTCTAGTACAAGATATAATCTGATACTTTTGCAGCCAATGTTTTCTAGTTCCATAGTTAAGTGGCTCAGAGCCATAACCAAATCTTCCTAATTTTAGATTGTTTGGCTTACCTTTCacatccatttatttaggtttaaTTTAATAAGGCAATCCTaacttgaaagttgaaatggACCTTAGAGATCATCTCAACTGGTGTTCGAAACCTGGTGGATGAGGAGGTGGTGTCTCTCCTGGTCTGCCCAGCCTACATAGTGGTGGGGACCCAATCCAGAATAGACTCCTGGCTTACATTTTGGAGGCAATGCTTTCTCCTTAGTCAAGAGCCTTTTGGAGCTCCTTTACAAAAGCAGTTAGCCCttgcttgttcatttgtttgcccttctcttgttcatttgtttccagCATTTACTCTGTAGGCTTTAAGTTACTAAGCAGTTACTTCACAGTTTGTAATTGTGTTTGATTTGATTCTTATTTCTAGTCATGGGCAATATAGCCcttcagttttaaaagatttattctaAATTGGCCATGGAAGAATTCTGGTTTTGTCACTCTCTAAAATTCAACCCAAAGTCCAATTCTATTTGAGTTAGCATTCTGAGAGTATATCCATATTATTAAGGTAGTAAGTGTATGAAGTAACTTTTTTATGCGTTGCTTTTCAGGAGTAGAGGTTTACCACTCTTAGGTGACTAAGCAGTATCACAAATAAACCCTCCagcaagtttaaaaataattaggtcCAACTCAGAGGAAGTGGAGTTTCTCCTGTTGCACAAAAATGATGTCTAGCAGCTCCAGTGAAATCGATGTGGTTTGTATTCAAATTGAAAAtctgtctttgttctttttattgtgcTATACTTCtattctaaatttaatttaattttatacagTGAAATGCATAGATCGTAAGTAAATTTTTGTTATGTATTTTAACAGTAATATATAAAGTTCTTGTGACAATTTGTGTACAAGTTTCTTTGTGAACACACACTTATGTTCCTTTTGGGTGAACAGACAGAAGTTGAATTACTAGGTCATGGAGTTCATGtaaatttaactctgtgagaatcTGCCATacagtttttcaaagtggttgtgctgtttttacatttctgttaTATTCTTCTGTCTTTCTTAATCCTTCAAGTTGAATCAGTATGTAGATTATTAAACTATAAATAATATGGCTTAacagaaaacatcttttttttgttaCATAAGCACATAGATATTAATGCCACCTAAGTAGTCTAGGCAATTCTCTTAACTACTATCAGTcctaatgtttttcaaaaatctttgGAGATAATGTTAACTGCCTACCAAGAGTCATTTTTCTCTGACATAACTATGtaaaagcactttgaaaagcgTAAGGCACTCTACAAGGGTAagatagtatatttttaaaagtactaaaCTGTAACCCAATTCCATATGTTTTTGTGATTTCTATcatgtattttgaaacaaaaacatacataacTACCAAgtatatttgttataaaattattcCCATCGTTCATAATTCATTCTTAGAATGAAGAGTTATTATACTGAAATGTAATGGTTATTTACTCCTTACTTATTTGTACCCTGccttattttttgaagttttaaggTACTTTAGAGattaatttatcaagaaaagcaggtgctcaaatattttctatcttgtCCACAGAGGGGCACTGTTGGGTTATTTAGAAATCAAAAACCatgtaacatttatttctttgttcatgGTTAGAAATACTTGCTTTTAAAGTAGTTCTGGTGCTAAAGGACTAGTCTTTCTACCATGAAGCATATAAAGGGTTAAGCTCAGTGAAAACTGTTGTCTTAAGTGTAGTTGGGTTAATGAGAACACAGTTCTGCAAATACATCTTTTCACGTAGTCATAGTATTTACAATGAGCAAAGGTCCTTTGATATCAGAAATAAGCCTTTGTAACCTCTTGAAAGTGAAATTTAAACCCTCAACTTTTCTTTTAGTTCTgtctttcatctttccttttaatttgttGATAAATCTTCCTCAGGTAAAAACAAGAATACCTACTTATGATGAAGATGACGACACTATTCTTTATGCATATGAAACAAAACCTGATTTTGTCAATAAAGTAAGTATATTAATTGCTAATTGccaaatatattaacatttgctgttttaaaggaaaagatgtaAATTCCTCATATACTATGGAGTTCCCATAAACTCACACTCAAGAAAATCTCTCTCCCCTGAATTTGTATGCTTTCTTTCATCAGAGAATGAGCACTTAACCAATTTACTTTCCCCTTTTTCTTATATAGTAGAAAATTAAGAGCAGTTTTGTACTTACTTTCAGTATAAAACTCTAAACCTGGGTTCTTCTGATATAATAAATTCTTTTCTTGCCCCCTTCCTCAATTGTCAGTTATTTTCATTGTCATattaatgtgaattttaaaaatctctgattATTTTAAGACTTCTGAAACCCCTTGAAAAGTTGGtgataaataaaaacagtttaaataaataaatatagttccCCCCCTGCCCCTGGTGTTCAGTTTGGCTGTTACAGAAATAAATCAttaactacttttaaaatattagcaggAACCGAATACTGTATCTGATGCATCCTGTAATACTGAAGAGCAACAGAAGACAGTTAATGATGTCCTTATCCATTGCCAGGTATGGAAGTTCTGTCTCTTCAATGTAGCTTTCTAAAATGTTAAGCAAAAATTCTCTTTATCTCACATAAAGGGAAAGTGTACAATTAATTGAAATTTTGCCTATCAAATTATTTATGATTATCACCCCAttgtgatgattttttaaaaacaatttctagTTAGAACTGCATCTCCTGAATAGCAACATGTAgattttatagctttttaaaaatcccattacCAACCAAATGTAGTTATGTCTCTTTCATCTACATTGCTCAGTAATGAATTAGTTTCCCCTACAAAATCCTTAAAGGAAATTGACTGATTTGGGTGAAATTTAGTATGTGCCTAACTGCACATCAAGATGTCTCAATGGAAACAAAATGGCAACCCATCAAGGTTTTGTAAAGAAACATACCTAAGTTAGTTTTGAGGGGTTGTTGTAAGAAACACCATGTTGGTAGAGATGTGATTACTGGGAATTTTGTGAGTTGCATACCCCAGAGGTAATGAAggtttatacatatttaaaaataatgtttcttacCATATATAAGGTTTCTTGAATGGAATGAGCTAACATACTTTGGAAAGTAAGATTGTTTGGGTGTTTATCATGATCATGGGGGAGAACAGAAGTGGAGTGCTTCCAAGGGACACATGCAGTCTTGGGGGGAAGTGGGTGCAGAGGCGAgctgggaagggagggagcaggTTCTCCCTAGCCTGCCTCCCCATGCACTGCTAGGTCAGGGTCCCCCTTGGCAAGCCTgcacgctgaggtgggaggtagCATCTGTAGGGGGAGGTGCCCAGGGCCATGGTCAGCCTGAAATGGCCCCAAGGGCCCCTCTCCATTGCTGCCAAGGGCCTGGCTCTTTCTTCCCCTACCCATTCTAGATCACAGAGGTGGTGCTCCAGTCTGCCTTGTTCTTCCATCCCAGTTCCCTCTTGGGTCCATCTCCATCCTGCTTAGGCTGAGAGCAGAGGAAGACCTGGCCATCCCCTGCATACCTCAGCTCCCTAGTCCTGCCTTTCACTCCTGGAGATAGTGGAGCACCTGGGGCAGTCCTCTCCTCCAAGTCCTCATAACTGTACCCACAGCCAACCAACTGCCCTCATCCCTGCCCTTCTTCTGACCCCTTCTTGACCATTCTAGTGACCAGGGCTGATGCCCTTGCTGCTTTCTGCATCTAGCCCCCTCCCCCACACTCAGAGCTGCCCCGCATCTCATCGGgcgtccctctctctctcctctggctCCAGTCCctgtccctccttcccctctACAAGTTCTCCCACATCTTGGAGAAGCCGCTTCTCTTGCTTCCCATCCCTCCTTTCCTGTCATCCTCACTCTCTCCTTCCCGTGACAGCCCCGCTCCTGGAATGTCATTCATACTCGCTGTCTCCACACCTGgcttcctgtttttctctctggGTATTTATGAAGCTGCTGTTCCTTCTATGCTGTAAGCCCTTCCATGCATCCTCACCTGGCGAGGGCCTTCTCATGTTTTAATTCTCACTTCAGATCTTACCTCCTCTGAAAAGGTCTCCATGACTGCAGCGTGGGTTAGGACTGCTTTTCTGTGCACACTTAGCTTCCTGTTCCAGCCTGTGTCACACCACTGGTAATCACAATAGTAACATTAAGAGACCACTAAGCACTGTTGGACTGTAGTGCTGTTACTGTTAGTATTAACCTAATACTATAGCAAGGTTCTCATCCTTGAGAGAACCCTGAGAGAGATTTTCATCCTGATTCCCTACATGAGGACAtcgaagcacagagaggttaagtaacttgcccagggtcacacagccaataAGTGGCTGGACTCTAGTATTTGACCCCAACCATGTTCCCCGAGAGCCTGTACTGTTTACCTCAGTGCTGCAGCCCAGTGGTTCTCACTAGGGACATCAGAATCACATGGGGGGCTTGTGAAAACATAGACCACTGCCCCCACTCTCAGAGTTCCAGGTTCCATAGGTCTGGGGTACAACCTGGCATTTGGCATTTCTAATGAGCTTAcaggtgatgttgatgctactggtccatggaccacactttgcaAACCACTGTTCCAGGCTGTTTATTACTTTGTCTACTGGAATCCTCTTTTTACTTGTCTCTCTCCCAGCTGAGATGGTAGTTCCTCTAggacaggctggagtacagtggtgcagtcatggctcactgcagccgcaacttcccaagttcaggtgattctcccacctcagccttcctaatagcatggactacgggcatgcaccaccacgcttggctaattttttgtatttttggtagagacaggggtttcaccatgttgcctaggcttgtctccaattcctgagctcaagcaattcgcctgccttagcctcccaaagtgctgggattacaggcataagccactgcacccggccaggagcTTTTTTTTCGGTTCATGTTCTCAATACCTAGCAAAGTAGTTCTGCCAGGTGGTAGGCCATCAATAAAGGTTtagttgaatgagtgaatgaatgaatgaatgaggaaatgtTTCTGGCCCTTTGTTAAGTGTATTTTTCTTTGCCGAAAGTTTCTGTGTATTTCAAGAAGAATTCTCAGATTTTTATCAGTCTCCTATGTGCTCGATTGGCACATAAGAGATGTGTACTTAACAGTTTTATAAGGGTAATTGCTGACTGcatgatttaaaaatactttgaagcCAAAAGTCACATCTGTTATATTTGGTTCGGTGTTCTTTCTGGAATGGAACACTCACTGTCTGTATATAATATAGACTTCATATTTGTACCTATATGaacatatatgttacatatatatatcataaagtGAGTCTTTGTTCTTTTAGCAGATTTCTTTCCTAAAATAGCACCTTCCTTGATGTGCAGTCTTTATCATCGATGTGCTGGCGTAGAGGCATTGTGTAACATTCATTCACCAGCATTAGAGCTTCCTCAGTGCCTACATGGAATAGAGCAGGGGAGGGGACGCTGGGGCTCCTGAGCTCAGCCTGTTGGCTCTGTGTCACCTACAGCCAGGCCTTGAATAGGAGCAAGACATTTCTGATGGCTTGAGAACTTTTGTTGTGTCTAGCAGTTAACATTTGGCTTAATGGTATTTTTGCGttacttttctttgaaatagaaattatattatatattgtataccaATTATATAACTACATTGTATTATAATAGGTTATATATGATGCTATGCAAAACCTGGATAAGAAGATTGATGTGATTCGTAGAAAGGTTTCAAAAATCCAACGTTTCCGTGCGAGATCCCTGTGGACAAACCGTGTAAGtgttataaaaaacatttttacaactGTGATAAACCTCTGGTTTGTAAAGATGCCAATAAGCTAGAAGTGAGAGAGTACCAGTATCTGTGTGAGATTAGCAAGGCATATCTATACTTGTAGCAGTAGATGGAGACTAAACTCTGCTGGGAGAACACTGAAGTTTAGGTTTGATGACTTATGACACTGCGTGTTTTTATGTTTGTAATTATAATgtgtaaaatacaattaaaatgtagGATTGAAGAATTATATAATCAAAAGggagcatttatttttaataacgtAAAGCAATGTTTCATGGAAAATAAGTATTAATGTATTTACTACTCATTTACTTTTTTACTCTCTATTGGTTTATGCTGTATTTGTGTGATTTCAGAAGCGATACGgatacaaaaattattcttacCAGCTTGCTAAAAAGCTGAAACgccagaaaatgaagaaaaatgaggtTCACGAGTCATTCTCCTACCCTGAAAGTTATAGCCCCACTTTACCAGTGTCAAGGCGTGAGAATAATTCCCCGAGCAACTTTCCAAGGCCATCCTTTCGCATGGAAGAATACCAGCGAGCTGAGCCGGAGGAGGACCCGATCCTCAGCCGCACTCCGAGTCCAGTGCATCCCTCAGATTTCTCCGAGC
The sequence above is drawn from the Theropithecus gelada isolate Dixy chromosome X, Tgel_1.0, whole genome shotgun sequence genome and encodes:
- the SCML1 gene encoding sex comb on midleg-like protein 1 isoform X1, whose protein sequence is MMSSSSSEIDVVKTRIPTYDEDDDTILYAYETKPDFVNKEPNTVSDASCNTEEQQKTVNDVLIHCQVIYDAMQNLDKKIDVIRRKVSKIQRFRARSLWTNRKRYGYKNYSYQLAKKLKRQKMKKNEVHESFSYPESYSPTLPVSRRENNSPSNFPRPSFRMEEYQRAEPEEDPILSRTPSPVHPSDFSEHNYQPYYASDGAMHGSSSGPCLGNPGANSIYNTYSTDHASAAQPSVTSSPFENDRYIEEGSITKHPSTWSVEAVVLFLKQTDPLALCPLVDLFRSHEIDGKALLLLTSDVLLKHLGVKLGTAVKLCYYIDRLKQGKCYEN
- the SCML1 gene encoding sex comb on midleg-like protein 1 isoform X2, giving the protein MMSSSSSEIDVQEPNTVSDASCNTEEQQKTVNDVLIHCQVIYDAMQNLDKKIDVIRRKVSKIQRFRARSLWTNRKRYGYKNYSYQLAKKLKRQKMKKNEVHESFSYPESYSPTLPVSRRENNSPSNFPRPSFRMEEYQRAEPEEDPILSRTPSPVHPSDFSEHNYQPYYASDGAMHGSSSGPCLGNPGANSIYNTYSTDHASAAQPSVTSSPFENDRYIEEGSITKHPSTWSVEAVVLFLKQTDPLALCPLVDLFRSHEIDGKALLLLTSDVLLKHLGVKLGTAVKLCYYIDRLKQGKCYEN